A single region of the Nicotiana sylvestris chromosome 6, ASM39365v2, whole genome shotgun sequence genome encodes:
- the LOC104226208 gene encoding serine/threonine-protein kinase SAPK3-like yields MEERYEPLKELGSGNFGAARLVRDKKTKELVAVKYIERGKKIDENVQREIINHRSLRHPNIIRFKEVLLTPTHLAIVMEYAAGGELFARICSAGRFSEDEARFFFQQLISGVSYCHSMEICHRDLKLENTLLDGSPTPRLKICDFGYSKSGLLHSQPKSTVGTPAYIAPEVLSRKEYDGKVADVWSCGVTLYVMLVGAYPFEDPEDPRNFRKTIGRIMSAQFSIPDYIRISADCKNLLSRIFVANPSMRITIPEIKKHSWFLKNLPKNLMDGEKANYGEASEKSQQRVEDIMRIIQEAKILGEGSKPEQAPAGATVDPDDMEGDLESEIDNSDDFVAHI; encoded by the exons ATGGAGGAAAGGTATGAGCCATTGAAAGAACTAGGTTCTGGGAATTTTGGGGCGGCAAGGCTAGTGAGGGACAAGAAAACAAAGGAGCTTGTTGCTGTCAAATATATAGAAAGAGGGAAGAAG ATTGACGAGAATGTGCAGAGGGAAATCATAAATCATAGATCATTGAGGCATCCAAACATTATCAGATTTAAAGAG GTATTGTTGACTCCGACACATTTAGCAATCGTGATGGAATATGCAGCAGGGGGAGAACTTTTTGCTAGAATATGCAGTGCGGGAAGATTTAGTGAAGATGAG GCTCGCTTCTTCTTCCAACAGCTAATATCTGGAGTCAGCTACTGTCATTCAATG GAAATTTGTCACAGGGATTTGAAGTTGGAAAACACGCTCCTTGATGGAAGCCCAACACCAcgtctaaaaatatgtgattttgGCTATTCCAAG TCTGGATTATTGCATTCACAACCCAAGTCAACAGTAGGAACGCCTGCTTACATTGCTCCAGAGGTCCTCTCGCGGAAGGAATATGATGGGAAG GTTGCAGACGTGTGGTCATGTGGGGTGACACTGTATGTGATGTTAGTAGGAGCATACCCTTTTGAGGATCCTGAAGATCCTAGAAATTTCCGTAAAACTATTGGG AGAATAATGAGTGCCCAGTTCTCCATACCGGATTATATAAGAATATCTGCAGATTGCAAGAACCTTCTTTCTCGAATCTTTGTTGCGAATCCATCAATG AGGATCACTATTCCGGAGATAAAGAAACATTCCTGGTTTCTAAAGAATCTGCCGAAAAACTTGATGGATGGCGAGAAGGCGAACTATGGCGAAGCTTCAGAGAAGTCACAGCAAAGAGTGGAAGATATAATGCGGATCATACAAGAGGCAAAGATCCTTGGAGAAGGGTCAAAACCTGAGCAAGCTCCTGCTGGGGCAACAGTCGACCCCGATGACATGGAAGGTGACCTGGAATCTGAAATTGACAACAGTGATGATTTCGTCGCTCATATCTGA